Part of the Flavobacterium sp. KS-LB2 genome is shown below.
GACATTGTGGTGCCAAAACATACGCGTCTAATTCGTGATTTTTTAAATACTTGAATGGTCCATGAGCTTTTACTTTTTCGATATCGGTTCCTTTTTCACCAGAACCATGAAGAAATACAATCAGAGGCTTTTTATCTTTGGTATTCTTTGGAAGATGCAAAGCGTAATTCAATTCGCTTTTGTGAACGATTTCTGTTTTTATAGTTCCAATGACATCGCTCTGCCCAAAAGATAGCATAGAAAATAAAAACGCAACTAGTACTAACTTACTTTTCATCTGTTATTTATTTAAAATCCATATTGAGTAGATGAAAAACCAAGTGTTTTTAACCCTACTTTTACTTCAGGTGCCTGCATAAACAATTTCCAAATCAATCCTGTACGATGATTCTCAATCATGGGAACAATAGTCCCTTGATCAATGGCTAAATAACGTGGAGTTACCCAATTGTAATGAGGCGAAAAGGCATCGTAAGGTCCTGCAATACCAACTAACGAGCTCTTTTTTTCATCGTATAAATAATGTAAAAACTTCATACTCTCTACTGGTGTAAAAGGAAATGAAGATAATGCAGCCGTAGGTGTGATAACTCCGGTATCATTTAGTGGTTGATGTGCGGTATATCCAGTAGATCCATCCGTATTTCTGGTATAGCTAGCGGTAAGTCCCCAACATTTATCAGAATAACCCGCCCATTGTTTTGGATTAGCAATACAATATTGATTGATGATTTTAGAGTGGTTTTGTGTCAGTGTCCAATAATTGGCATACGTATCCGTTAGTCCTCGTGGATCCATTCCCAAATAAGAGTATTGTGCCCAAAACAAAGGCCCAACATTTCCTGTAGCTCCGTTATAATTAAAAATTACTGGTATTCCATATTGAGAACTTCCGTTTGCAATTGCACCGTTACGAGCCCAAGCTTGATGATACGCTGCTGCTGGAATTGGATGTGTTGGAGAAGCAGCACCCATAACATAAGTAATCAAACATTCGTTGTAACCTTCTAATTTGAAATTCATTTCCCAACCATAGTTAGGAGACCAGTGCCAATACATGGCATTTTCACCTTTGGTATACCAATCCCATTCAACGCCTTTCCACAAATCATCTGCTTTGGTAGCAAGTGCTTTTTCAGCAGTATTTCCGTTTTTAAAATATTCTCTAACTGTTAATAATCCTTGGCATAAAAAAGCCGTTTCAACAAGGTCACCTCCATTATCTTTGGTCCCAAAAGGAATTACTTTTCCTGTCGTTCCATTAATCCAATGTGGCCAAGCACCGTGAAATCGATCTGCTTTTTCTAAAAACATCATAGCCGTTGTTAATCGAGAAACAGCTTCGGATCTTGGTATAAAACCTCGCTCAATCCCTACAATAAGGGTCATTAACCCAAAACCAGAGCCTCCAGTAGTAACGATATTGGCTTCAAAACTAGGATCCTCAGTCAGGTAACGTTCTCGAGCTAACTTCGAATTGGTTTCGGCATAGTCCCAAAAATATTTGATAGCATCTTTTTGGACTTGATCCATCGCTTCTGTATCAGTCAAAGGAACTGTGGGCACTGTCGGACTTGTAGGCAATGGCGTGCCACCTCCTTTACCTTCGGGCGTTGAAGAGGAACAAGAGATAAAAAAATTAAAAAATAATAATCCGTATACGTACTTTTTCATTTGTATAAAATAAAAGTATTAATAATTGAAAAAACACCTAGTTTAAAGCTAACTAGTTGTATAAAAGCATTTTATCTGTTGTCCTTTTCTAATTTATACAAAGCAACCACTTCATTTTCTGAAAGAGCAGCATTGTATATCCTGAATTCATCCATCATACCTGTATAATTCAACATCCACCCATCAGGTGCATTCCATGGCGCACCTAAATGCTGTTGGTATCCTCCAATAATGAACTTTGAAACATTCGAATTGGCAAGATCGCCATACCCTACACCACCGGCAAGAGGATCACTTGCATATCGCTTAGCAATTGAGGCTGGTAAATCTAATTTTTTACCATCAATGTAGATGCTGTAGGTAGAACTTGCACCGCTGTAGGTCCAAACGACATGTTTCCAACTACCAAACATATTAGGTAAAACATTAGCGCCACCATGCTCTATAAACTGACCAGACCACGCAATACTTGGCGTTACATCTTTTTGAACGTGATTTTTGACTAACATTGTTGTTGCTGGGCCCGTTCCTTCGATTAAAGTGAAAATATTCCCCCAAAAATCTGTTGTTTTAGGTAACATAAATAAAGACTGCGCACCACCTGTGTGTGGATTGGTATTAATCCACATCGAAACCGTGATACTTTTTACATCTACTACAGAGCTAGCCACTGTGCTGTAGGTAATGAAAGAACTTGTAGATCCTTTGTAGGCCATGCCTTTTATTCCGTTTCCATAGGACACATTAGTTCCTACTCCACCGGTGATTCCATTTTTGGAATCGGCAATGCTATTCTCAAAACTAAATTTAGTAATTAAGTTAGCAGCAGCCACATCATCTGAACTTTCATAACCACCAATTGCTTCATAAGCAATTGGGGCATTAACTTTATCTATACTATCCTCGTTACAGCTCACAAAAAATTGTGACACTAAAACAGAAGCATATAAGAAAATATATTTATTTTTTTTCATTTTACGGTTGTATTGAATTAATAATTAGGATTTTGAGCTGATAATCCGCCTGCTTGATTTATAAACGCTTGTGGCAATGGGAACAATTCATGTTTGCCTGCAACAAATGTTTTTCCGTCAATAGCAAATGCAGCTACTGCTTGCCCTGTGCGCACTAAGTCAAAAAATCTATCGTGCTCAAATGCCATTTCCACTCTTCTTTCTTTCCAAATTGCAGTTCGAACATCACCTTGAGAAACAGCAGTTGTATTTCCTAATCCTGCTCTTGTTCTAATTTGATTCAACAACGGAATCGCTGCTGTAGTTTGTCCTAATTCATTTAGCGCTTCTGCTTTCATTAATAAAACCTCAGCATATCTCAAGTATTTGATATTGACATCCGTCTCCCAACCATCTGTAAAAGCAGAAGAATACGCTTTGTAATTGTATCGTTCGTTTTCAACTGTAAAAGGTACCACTCTACCATCATACAAGGTTGTTCCTCTAAAAATAATGGTTGCATTTTTTCGAACATCGCCCGTTTCATATGCATTTACTAAACTTTGAGAAGGCGTATTGAAACCCCAGCCCCATCCACCAGCACCACGAGCACCTTGTGTATTAGAGTATCCCGAAATTCCTTTGGCTGGCACAGAACCCGTTCCTTGAATTTCAAAAATAGATTCGGCATCATTCTCTCCTGCCAATTTATACATCGATGCGTAATCAGAAACAATAGCATAGCCAGTAACTAAATTACAGTTGTCCACTACTCTCTGCCAGTTTTTTTGGTACAAATTTATTTTTGCCAATAAAGCGTAGGCTGCTCCTTTAGAAGCTCTTCCTTTTTCAGCAGCAGGATATTCTGATTTATTAGGCAATGCCGCAATAGCATCATTCAAATCATTTTCGATAAAAGCATATACTTCTGCACTTGATTTACGCGTTAATTGCATAATTCTATCCTCCTCTGAAGACGGATTTGGTAAATGATCCACAATAGGAACACCTCCGTAGGTTTTCACCAAAGTGAAATACATAAAAGCTCTCAAGAACTTAGCTTCTCCCAATAATCGTGCGCGTAAAGCGGAATCTGCTTTATCTAATTGTGGAATGATATTTAAGGCTTGATTGCATCTATTAATTCCTTCGTAATTTGCTGCAAAAATCTCACTGGTAGATGGTGAAGAAGGATTGTATGTTAAAGCATCCATTAAATCTTTATCAGAACCAGTATCTCCTGGAGACGATCCTTTGTCAGCGTCATCAGAAGCAATACTTGACAATCCAATCCATGAAAATGAAGTCAAGTTCCAGTCTAAAAATTTACTGTAGATTGCCGTTACAAAAGTGGCTGCTCCAGCATCATTATTGAACAATTCAATATCTTTTGTAGAAATAGCCTCTGTTTGATCTACGTCTAAATAGTCGTTTGAACATCCCGAAAAAAAGTATGCGGATAGCGCAAAAATGGATATATATATCTTTTTCATTGTATTAAAATTTTAAATTAGCACCAATTACAACTGATCTTA
Proteins encoded:
- a CDS encoding glucoamylase family protein, which translates into the protein MKKYVYGLLFFNFFISCSSSTPEGKGGGTPLPTSPTVPTVPLTDTEAMDQVQKDAIKYFWDYAETNSKLARERYLTEDPSFEANIVTTGGSGFGLMTLIVGIERGFIPRSEAVSRLTTAMMFLEKADRFHGAWPHWINGTTGKVIPFGTKDNGGDLVETAFLCQGLLTVREYFKNGNTAEKALATKADDLWKGVEWDWYTKGENAMYWHWSPNYGWEMNFKLEGYNECLITYVMGAASPTHPIPAAAYHQAWARNGAIANGSSQYGIPVIFNYNGATGNVGPLFWAQYSYLGMDPRGLTDTYANYWTLTQNHSKIINQYCIANPKQWAGYSDKCWGLTASYTRNTDGSTGYTAHQPLNDTGVITPTAALSSFPFTPVESMKFLHYLYDEKKSSLVGIAGPYDAFSPHYNWVTPRYLAIDQGTIVPMIENHRTGLIWKLFMQAPEVKVGLKTLGFSSTQYGF
- a CDS encoding LamG domain-containing protein, coding for MKKNKYIFLYASVLVSQFFVSCNEDSIDKVNAPIAYEAIGGYESSDDVAAANLITKFSFENSIADSKNGITGGVGTNVSYGNGIKGMAYKGSTSSFITYSTVASSVVDVKSITVSMWINTNPHTGGAQSLFMLPKTTDFWGNIFTLIEGTGPATTMLVKNHVQKDVTPSIAWSGQFIEHGGANVLPNMFGSWKHVVWTYSGASSTYSIYIDGKKLDLPASIAKRYASDPLAGGVGYGDLANSNVSKFIIGGYQQHLGAPWNAPDGWMLNYTGMMDEFRIYNAALSENEVVALYKLEKDNR
- a CDS encoding RagB/SusD family nutrient uptake outer membrane protein, with translation MKKIYISIFALSAYFFSGCSNDYLDVDQTEAISTKDIELFNNDAGAATFVTAIYSKFLDWNLTSFSWIGLSSIASDDADKGSSPGDTGSDKDLMDALTYNPSSPSTSEIFAANYEGINRCNQALNIIPQLDKADSALRARLLGEAKFLRAFMYFTLVKTYGGVPIVDHLPNPSSEEDRIMQLTRKSSAEVYAFIENDLNDAIAALPNKSEYPAAEKGRASKGAAYALLAKINLYQKNWQRVVDNCNLVTGYAIVSDYASMYKLAGENDAESIFEIQGTGSVPAKGISGYSNTQGARGAGGWGWGFNTPSQSLVNAYETGDVRKNATIIFRGTTLYDGRVVPFTVENERYNYKAYSSAFTDGWETDVNIKYLRYAEVLLMKAEALNELGQTTAAIPLLNQIRTRAGLGNTTAVSQGDVRTAIWKERRVEMAFEHDRFFDLVRTGQAVAAFAIDGKTFVAGKHELFPLPQAFINQAGGLSAQNPNY